From one Montipora capricornis isolate CH-2021 chromosome 10, ASM3666992v2, whole genome shotgun sequence genomic stretch:
- the LOC138021837 gene encoding uncharacterized protein, whose translation MKLQRVCVIGAGAAGLVAARHLTSQPSIFDVSVFEQASFIGGTWVYTENTGTDEHGLPIHSSMYQNLRTNLPKEIMSFPDFPFPPVWQSFMYHHQVLRYLEDYATKFGLYKYIYFDSVVRSVRPLDKKGSCNPQWEVIINDVGTKKSKVLQFEAVIVCNGHYSVPFVPVIPGMESFPGLVIHSHDYRQPEKFQEKAVVILGGGSSGLDICLEVAKCAEVVYLSHRKTLTCELPDNVEQHCPMSSVSSDGTVHFDGGHQRKADVILLCTGYNCSFPFLDDECGIQVTNNRVTHLYKHIFNTKYPTMSFIGLGTRVCPFPQFSLQAQYIAAVLSGQKHLPSEGEMNTDEEDDFQEKISRGLQEKHAHLLGDRQWEYNNNIAHLAGADRLSSFYESIYNHVHHCRTNSLMNYKNDEFELLSDGRWTEV comes from the exons ATGAAGCTGCAACGAGTGTGTGTGATAGGAGCTGGAGCCGCTGGACTAGTGGCGGCTAGGCATCTTACAAGTCAGCCAAGTATATTTGATGTTTCTGTGTTTGAACAAGCTTCTTTCATCGGTGGAACATGGGTCTACACTGAAAATACTGGCACAGATGAACATGGCCTTCCAATTCACTCCAGCATGTACCAAAATCTCAG aaccaATCTCCCCAAGGAGATCATGTCATTTCCAGATTTCCCATTTCCTCCTGTGTGGCAATCTTTTATGTATCATCACCAAGTTCTCAGATATCTGGAAGATTATGCAACCAAATTTGGATTgtataaatacatttattttgaCTCTGTTGTCCGTAGTGTTCGTCCACTTGATAAAAAGGGCAGTTGCAACCCTCAGTGGGAAGTCATTATAAATGATGTTGGTACAAAGAAGTCTAAAGTTCTCCAGTTTGAAGCTGTCATTGTATGTAATGG CCACTATTCTGTTCCCTTTGTACCAGTTATTCCTGGGATGGAGTCTTTTCCTGGCCTCGTCATACACAGTCATGATTATCGGCAGCCAGAAAAGTTCCAAGAGAAAGCTGTAGTTATTCTTGGTGGTGGATCGTCTGGTCTAGATATTTGTCTGGAGGTAGCTAAATGTGCAGAGGTTGTATACCTCAGTCATAGGAAGACTTTGACCTGTGAACTTCCAGACAATGTAGAGCAACACTGCCCCATGTCTTCAGTGTCAAGTGATGGGACAGTTCATTTTGATGGTGGACACCAGAGGAAAGCCGATGTCATACTGCTTTGTACTGGATATAATTGTTCGTTTCCTTTCCTGGATGATGAATGTGGCATTCAAGTCACAAATAACCGAGTAACACATCTATACAAACACATTTTCAACACCAAGTACCCCACAATGTCATTCATCGGCCTGGGCACCAGGGTGTGTCCATTTCCACAGTTCAGCCTTCAAGCACAATATATCGCAGCGGTTCTCAGTGGACAGAAGCATTTGCCATCTGAAGGAGAAATGAATACTGATGAGGAAGATGATTTCCAAGAGAAAATCTCGAGAGGTCTGCAGGAGAAACATGCTCATTTATTAGGAGACAGACAGTGGGAGTATAACAACAATATTGCTCATTTGGCGGGGGCAGACAGGCTAAGTTCATTTTATGAGAGTATTTACAACCATGTACATCATTGTAGGACAAATAGCCTGATGAATTACAAGAATGACGAGTTTGAGCTGCTCTCTGATGGAAGATGGACAGAAGTGTAG
- the LOC138021840 gene encoding uncharacterized protein → MCTSSDDHWRIPCSHKFSVGHLLSKCTTPKKEEKLFTHFTGFNSHAEFMNTLQFLLPNLDRKLLIYWDSEARQTTVIDTETMFDGECDDPDDFNDEEQNYTCLTRPTAHKLPVEDEYLLVLMKLRMGLSVVDLGERFNIAESTVNNIFLTWINYLFVTLGSIKIWPHRDIILQNAPAEFLEKYPNNVVIIDATELKIEVPSALQKHSESYSTYKSHTTLKCLLGVDPKGGIMFVSQLYEGSISDKQIVQRSGFLDILDKKVMVGEIKKGDAIMADKGFDIQNDLKKLGLQLNIPPFLKDKVGFEEDDVIKTQTIARHRIHVERAICKVRRFRIFHSVIPVSMLGCINQIWTVACLLSNFQNPVLA, encoded by the coding sequence ATGTGCACTTCGTCAGATGATCATTGGCGAATTCCCTGCTCACATAAATTTTCTGTAGGTCATTTGCTTTCGAAATGCACGACGCCTAAGAAAGAGGAAAAGCTGTTTACTCACTTTACTGGATTTAATTCTCATGCTGAGTTCATGAACACGTTGCAGTTTTTACTACCAAACTTAGATAGAAAACTGTTAATTTACTGGGATAGTGAAGCAAGACAAACTACTGTCATTGATACAgaaacaatgtttgatggtgAATGTGACGACCCAGACGATTTTAACGATGAAGAACAAAATTACACCTGTTTAACACGTCCTACAGCACACAAACTACCCGTTGAGGATGAGTACCTTCTTGTTTTAATGAAACTTCGAATGGGTTTAAGCGTCGTTGATCTGGGAGAAAGGTTCAATATTGCCGAGAGTACAGTTAATAACATATTCCTTACCTGGATAAACTACCTGTTTGTCACACTTGGAAGCATTAAAATTTGGCCACATAGAgatattattttacaaaacgCACCTGCAGAATTCTTGGAGAAGTATCCAAATAACGTTGTCATTATTGATGCAACTGAACTGAAGATTGAAGTCCCAAGTGCACTTCAGAAGCACAGTGAAAGTTATAGTACATACAAGTCTCACACAACATTAAAATGTCTTCTTGGTGTTGATCCCAAAGGTGGGATCATGTTTGTATCTCAACTTTATGAGGGCTCTATTAGTGATAAGCAAATAGTTCAGAGAAGTGGTTTCTTAGATATCCTAGATAAAAAAGTAATGGTtggtgaaataaaaaaaggggaTGCCATCATGGCTGACAAAGGTTTTGATATTCAAAATGATTTAAAGAAACTAGGTTTGCAACTTAATATCCCTCCCTTTTTGAAAGACAAGGTTGGTTTTGAAGAAGATGATGTTATTAAAACCCAAACAATTGCAAGGCACCGCATACATGTGGAGAGAGCTATTTGCAAGGTTAGAAGATTCCGAAtatttcattcagtcattcCAGTTTCTATGTTGGGATGTATAAATCAAATATGGACAGTGGCTTGCCTATTGTCAAATTTCCAAAACCCCGTCCTTGCATGA
- the LOC138018820 gene encoding uncharacterized protein: MCVIVAGDAGLTAATHLKSYLNVSDVSPFEQATGTGGTCVYDKNTGKDKRGFPHPSFGRNISQNFVPYVTVMPGPETYSWWVIQGLDCQQPDAKCLDVVYFGHRHTLVCRFPDAVKAKYPVEEKVVETMGVTLAETGGGNTSDGNRRSGGRNRSSGKGSGSGGGKQSGSGGGSGSGSGSGGGSGKRSSSGSGSGSGRGNGHGAGRGSRNDRGSGGGGGSGSGTGGGSGSGSGRGSGGGGGSGSGGGGGSGQGSGSGSGSGGGSGSGGGSGEGSGGGSGSGLGSGSGSGDGGGSGSGSGSGLGSGSGSGSGGGSGGGSGSGLGSGSGSGGGGGSGSGSGLGSGSGSGSGGGSGSGGGSGGGSGSGLGSGSGSGGGGGSGSGSGSGLGSGSGSGSGGGSGSGGGSGLGSGSGSGSGGGGGGGSGSGSGSGSGGGSGSGSGSGGGRTGLGSVSGGGSGSGSGSGSGDGDGGGSGSGSGSGSGGGKISGSGRGSGGFSVSGSGSGGGGGGGSGNSGGSGHGSGGGSGSGTVSVSGSCGDDKCDFNANISISGSGSGSGSGGDGGNGGGSGNASEKISVSINANGNVCCSDEISSGNGAVSSGSGCDKAYENSGTWQWQWPWQRQWLWSWQWNWHWHWSSSDSSSDGGRKGGSG, from the exons ATGTGTGTAATAGTTGCTGGAGATGCCGGACTGACGGCTGCTACACATCTTAAAAGTTATCTGAATGTGTCCGATGTTTCTCCGTTTGAACAAGCTACTGGCACCGGTGGAACGTGTGTCTACGATAAAAACACAGGCAAAGATAAACGTGGCTTTCCACATCCCAGTTTTGGCCGAAATATAAG CCAAAATTTTGTGCCCTATGTAACAGTAATGCCTGGTCCGGAGACATACTCTTGGTGGGTTATTCAGGGTCTTGACTGTCAGCAACCAGATGCCAAGTGCCTTGATGTGGTCTACTTCGGGCACAGACACACTCTTGTTTGTCGATTTCCAGACGCCGTGAAGGCAAAATACCCTGTTGAAGAGAAAGTCGTGGAGACCATGGGTGTGACATTGGCAGAGACTGGTGGTGGTAATACCAGTGATGGCAATCGCAGGAGCGGAGGCAGGAACAGAAGCAGTGGAAAAGGCAGTGGGAGTGGAGGTGGTAAACAAAGTGGCAGTGGGGGTGGAAGCGGAAGTGGAAGTGGTAGTGGGGGTGGAAGCGGTAAAAgaagtagtagtggtagtggaagTGGCAGTGGCCGTGGCAATGGACATGGTGCTGGAAGAGGAAGCAGAAATGACAGAGGTAGTGGTGGTGGAGGGGGAAGTGGAAGTGGCACCGGGGGTGGAAGTGGAAGTGGAAGTGGTAGAGGCAGTGGGGGTGGAGGTGGAAGTGGcagtgggggtgggggtggaaGTGGCCAAGGAAGTGGAAGTGGAAGTGGCAGTGGGGGTGGGAGTGGAAGTGGCGGTGGAAGTGGTGAAGGGAGTGGAGGTGGTAGTGGAAGTGGCCTAGGAAGTGGAAGTGGCAGTGGTGATGGAGGTGGaagtggcagtggtagtgggAGTGGCTTAGGAAGTGGAAGTGGAAGTGGAAGTGGTGGAGGGAGTGGAGGTGGTAGTGGAAGTGGCCTAGgaagtggcagtggcagtggtggTGGAGGTGGAAGTGGCAGTGGGAGTGGCTTAGGAAGTGGAagtggtagtggcagtggtGGGGGAAGTGGAAGTGGTGGAGGGAGTGGAGGTGGTAGTGGAAGTGGCCTAGGAAGTGGAAGTGGCAGTGGTGGTGGAGGTGGaagtggcagtggtagtgggAGTGGCTTAGGAAGTGGAAGTGGAAGTGGCAGTGGTGGGGGAAGTGGAAGTGGTGGGGGGAGTGGCCTAGGAAGTGGAAGTGGAAGTGGCAGTGGTGGTGGGGGTGGAGGAGGAAGTGGTAGTGGAAGTGGAAGTGGCAGTGGTGGGGGGAGTGGAAGTGGAAGTGGTAGTGGTGGCGGCAGAACTGGCTTAGGAAGTGTAAGTGGgggtggcagtggcagtggtagtggtagtggcagtggtgatggtgatggtggtggtagtggtagtggaagtggcagtggcagtggggGTGGCAAGATTAGTGGCAGTGGCAGAGGCAGTGGTGGTTTTAGTgtcagtggcagtggcagtggtggTGGCGGTGGCGGTGGCAGTGGTAATAGTGGTGGCAGTGGTCATGGCAGTGGtggtggcagtggcagtggtacTGTTAGTGTTAGTGGAAGTTGCGGTGATGACAAGTGTGATTTCAATGCTAATATTAGTATCagtggtagtggcagtggcagtggcagtggtggAGACGGTGGCaatggtggtggtagtggtaatGCTAGTGAAAAAATCAGTGTTAGCATCAATGCCAATGGAAATGTTTGTTGCAGCGATGAAATCAGTAGTGGTAATGGTGCCGTTAGTAGTGGAAGTGGATGTGATAAAGCTTATGAGAACAGTGGTACTTGGCAATGGCAATGGCCATGGCAGCGGCAGTGGCTATGGTCATGGCAGTGGAATTGGCATTGGCACTGGAGTAGCAGTGACAGTAGCAGTGATGGTGGCAGGAAAGGTGGCAGTGGCTGA